In Methanobacterium paludis, the following proteins share a genomic window:
- a CDS encoding DNA primase has product MVSVAFINPLSDDGKQIVREMGSLEGVSDINEELIDAVIQTKSQEISDDDVVPQTYFDFALRRIEWYIKKKNDKKFNYKKYTFLLNDNILKFDVIAFYLLCQAIAIKFGPNSRESRVMVESQGELIENRLGELSKADRKDLVTLMLNSLISYSSIKWTFFEDLLSSRKLNLQDLILDNGEIILDKEEFVERFSDRIEHRDPGKMFDLMIGDRIKELILIRMIMQNTENYMQTVHEKSGREIEPNPVLLELADKVSDVLSASAQSYGYGGSFASDTKASPLNPKAFPPCVKKVLEGMKSGGRNDAIILFLTPFISYARLYPSVFSENISKRVSDVDPNLAALQNEILPMIFGAADRCNPPLFEDQPQEKVNINAKMGFGMHETLELKDEGETIWYTPMSCEKVKIHLPSLCKPDADCKKIGNPLTYYNRKKRMVKKEESQNESPNES; this is encoded by the coding sequence ATGGTTTCAGTAGCATTTATAAATCCACTGTCTGATGATGGAAAACAGATAGTGAGGGAAATGGGGTCTCTTGAAGGCGTTTCCGACATTAACGAAGAGTTAATTGACGCAGTTATCCAAACAAAATCACAGGAAATTTCTGATGACGACGTTGTCCCCCAAACTTATTTTGATTTCGCCCTAAGAAGGATAGAGTGGTATATTAAGAAAAAAAACGATAAAAAATTCAATTATAAGAAATATACATTTTTATTGAACGATAATATACTAAAATTCGATGTGATCGCATTTTACCTTCTCTGTCAGGCCATAGCAATTAAATTTGGGCCTAACTCACGGGAGAGTAGGGTTATGGTAGAATCACAGGGCGAACTGATTGAGAATAGATTGGGAGAGCTCAGCAAAGCAGATAGGAAAGACCTTGTAACATTGATGTTAAACAGCTTAATAAGTTACAGCAGCATTAAATGGACATTTTTTGAAGACCTTTTAAGTTCGAGAAAACTAAACCTCCAAGACCTGATCCTGGATAACGGTGAAATCATTCTAGACAAAGAAGAATTTGTAGAGCGATTCAGTGATAGAATAGAGCACAGAGATCCTGGAAAAATGTTTGATCTGATGATTGGGGACAGAATCAAGGAGCTCATACTGATAAGAATGATCATGCAGAACACTGAAAATTACATGCAAACTGTGCATGAAAAATCAGGAAGGGAAATAGAACCCAATCCTGTGCTTCTGGAACTTGCAGATAAAGTATCGGATGTTTTATCTGCATCAGCACAGAGTTACGGATACGGTGGCAGTTTCGCAAGTGATACTAAAGCTTCACCTTTAAACCCGAAGGCATTTCCCCCATGCGTGAAGAAGGTTCTGGAAGGAATGAAATCCGGAGGACGTAACGACGCAATAATCCTATTTTTAACACCTTTCATATCCTATGCAAGGTTGTACCCATCTGTATTCAGCGAAAACATCAGTAAAAGAGTTTCAGATGTAGATCCAAATCTTGCAGCTCTTCAAAACGAGATTTTACCCATGATATTTGGAGCTGCAGATAGGTGCAATCCACCCCTTTTCGAGGATCAGCCCCAAGAGAAGGTCAATATCAATGCTAAGATGGGATTTGGAATGCATGAAACTCTTGAACTTAAAGATGAAGGTGAAACCATCTGGTACACTCCTATGAGCTGTGAAAAGGTTAAAATACATTTACCAAGTCTGTGCAAACCTGATGCAGATTGCAAAAAGATTGGAAACCCTCTCACGTATTACAACAGAAAGAAAAGAATGGTTAAAAAAGAGGAATCTCAAAATGAAAGTCCAAATGAATCTTAA
- the metG gene encoding methionine--tRNA ligase — MSKIFISCALPYANGPCHLGHLRSTYIPADIYARYNRMKGNDVLLVCATDEHGTPIAVRAEQEGKAPKEIASRYHEMIKRDLESCNISLDSFTRTTDQTHYEIAQNFFLKLYEKGYIYEKSMEQLYCDKCNRFLPDRYVEGICPHCGGEARGDHCEACGRHLEPIQLLEPSCLICKSKPEARESKQYFFKLTHFQDDLKEWIESNDELPPNVKNYAMQWLKEGLKDWILTRDMEWGIPVPLEGAEGKIIYVWGEAFLGYISSAAQWAHKENKSWEEYWNDKAIHFIGKDIIYHHSIFWPALLMAYGCKLPYTVIAGEYLSLEGRKMSTSKNWVIWVSDFVKNFDSDILRYYLIANAPLNRDTDFSWDDFQRRVNDELADVIGNFLHRTFTFTTRFFEGRIPEPMEFDESDKEFEKRIKQLPNVVSDYIENFKFREGLMEIIKTAKFGNKYFNDKEPWKAVKSGPEKAATCLYLCNQLSKTLAVVLMPYLPVKTQEIFKILNLDAEKMVWDDAAEFIPAGHEIAKAKPIFSKIDDDVIENQKEELYKNLKDETMKDIISIDDFGKMDLRVGKIVGAENVKGSKNLLKLMVDIGAKKIQVVAGVAKKYSPEEVLNRNVIVLVNLEPAKLFGIKSEGMILATDDNMSLLTAEGADIGEQIK, encoded by the coding sequence TTGAGCAAGATATTTATCAGTTGTGCATTGCCTTATGCAAACGGTCCATGCCATTTGGGGCATTTAAGATCAACTTACATACCTGCAGATATATATGCAAGATACAACAGGATGAAGGGTAATGATGTGCTCTTAGTATGCGCAACCGATGAACATGGAACACCCATAGCAGTCAGAGCCGAGCAAGAAGGTAAGGCACCTAAGGAAATTGCAAGCCGATACCACGAGATGATAAAAAGAGATCTTGAATCCTGCAACATCTCACTGGATAGTTTCACAAGGACTACAGATCAAACACATTACGAGATAGCCCAGAACTTCTTTTTAAAACTCTATGAGAAGGGTTATATCTACGAAAAAAGTATGGAACAACTTTACTGTGATAAATGTAATAGATTTTTACCTGACAGGTACGTTGAAGGTATTTGTCCTCACTGTGGTGGTGAAGCAAGAGGAGACCACTGTGAAGCATGCGGAAGACACCTTGAACCGATACAACTTCTTGAACCATCATGCCTCATCTGTAAATCCAAACCTGAAGCCAGAGAATCCAAACAGTACTTCTTCAAACTCACCCATTTCCAGGACGACCTGAAAGAATGGATAGAATCCAACGATGAATTACCTCCAAATGTCAAAAATTATGCAATGCAATGGCTAAAAGAGGGATTAAAGGACTGGATACTCACAAGAGACATGGAATGGGGAATACCCGTGCCTTTGGAAGGTGCTGAAGGTAAGATAATCTACGTTTGGGGTGAAGCATTCCTTGGTTACATCTCATCAGCTGCACAGTGGGCCCATAAGGAAAATAAATCATGGGAAGAATACTGGAACGATAAGGCCATCCATTTCATAGGAAAGGACATAATTTACCACCACAGTATATTCTGGCCGGCTTTGCTCATGGCATACGGATGTAAACTTCCATACACAGTTATTGCAGGGGAATATCTCTCACTTGAAGGCAGAAAGATGTCAACAAGTAAAAACTGGGTTATATGGGTTTCGGATTTTGTTAAAAACTTTGATTCTGATATTTTAAGGTACTACCTCATCGCAAATGCACCCTTAAACCGTGACACAGATTTCTCATGGGATGACTTCCAGAGAAGAGTGAATGATGAGCTGGCAGATGTCATAGGAAACTTCCTACACCGTACATTCACTTTCACCACAAGATTCTTTGAAGGCAGGATACCGGAACCAATGGAGTTTGATGAATCTGACAAAGAGTTTGAAAAACGTATAAAACAGTTACCAAACGTTGTGTCTGATTATATAGAAAATTTCAAGTTCAGAGAAGGACTTATGGAAATAATAAAAACTGCTAAATTTGGTAATAAATATTTCAATGACAAGGAACCGTGGAAGGCCGTGAAATCAGGGCCTGAAAAAGCTGCAACATGCTTATATTTATGCAATCAACTTTCAAAGACACTTGCGGTTGTTTTAATGCCTTATCTTCCTGTTAAAACCCAGGAAATATTTAAAATATTGAATTTAGATGCAGAAAAAATGGTTTGGGATGATGCAGCTGAATTTATCCCAGCAGGTCATGAAATTGCCAAAGCAAAACCAATTTTCTCCAAAATAGATGATGATGTGATTGAAAACCAGAAAGAAGAACTCTATAAAAATTTGAAGGATGAAACTATGAAGGATATAATTTCGATAGATGATTTTGGAAAGATGGATCTCAGAGTTGGGAAAATAGTAGGTGCAGAGAATGTTAAAGGTTCTAAAAATCTTTTAAAGCTCATGGTTGATATTGGTGCAAAGAAGATACAGGTTGTTGCGGGGGTTGCAAAAAAATATTCTCCTGAAGAGGTTTTAAACAGGAATGTAATTGTTCTTGTGAATCTAGAGCCTGCAAAATTATTTGGAATAAAATCTGAGGGTATGATACTTGCAACAGACGATAACATGAGTCTTTTGACGGCTGAAGGCGCTGATATTGGTGAACAAATAAAATGA
- a CDS encoding DUF530 domain-containing protein: protein MNESGLIANAEKFLDGIKHERINADEIPDFKTFMEIYRYLKDNLDKLQDLRDTMEIKGYKAPYRSILRYGRQSSMEMKADDMYDISRHTHYFRMKAAAKKNILDRVKSAIASHKIALGHLEEFAIISCSSCGKKFRGHEISFIAFKACECGCNEFELSINKEGVYRLNIIKYLPLSGEYMVRMSELSPLGRDAFRKIVRIIKHEKRGIVKTLSLVVKVLEDGKWVRKRVNLDATDQLNYEKEIRRKYGSNARIEFMQVHRKKPAIINDKHVQTAVSIAYVKLAEHNAREIFDTVLNNFISNKEKLSFYDNALKTAKKRANRIAEDIDDKEDLTNELLYKMLKDEKLINDKGNRDKELEKDIKIRSKLEISLFVDMPQILILWDIIKYYLLTSYDRRSRYSGPFPNLRPSLDTNQMKAFEDFDEFVVGILRDYLAENIKYIPNIKSVVSKKFEIENKVKGLHVAINTPAAGAAILNTTGKLSIEDSAHIFSVNPAEVSKEVEKFKTFGKPQTKKAKKFLEMVKR from the coding sequence ATGAATGAATCTGGACTCATAGCAAATGCCGAGAAGTTTCTGGACGGTATAAAGCATGAAAGAATAAATGCCGATGAAATTCCTGATTTTAAAACCTTCATGGAAATTTACCGGTATTTAAAGGATAACCTGGACAAACTTCAGGATCTAAGAGATACAATGGAGATTAAGGGTTATAAAGCCCCTTACAGGTCTATCCTTAGATATGGTCGGCAGTCCTCAATGGAGATGAAGGCTGACGACATGTACGACATAAGCCGTCATACCCATTACTTTAGAATGAAGGCAGCTGCAAAAAAGAACATCCTGGACAGGGTTAAATCAGCTATTGCATCCCATAAAATAGCATTAGGGCACCTTGAAGAATTTGCTATCATAAGCTGCAGTTCCTGCGGGAAGAAGTTCAGGGGCCATGAAATATCTTTCATTGCTTTCAAAGCATGTGAATGTGGGTGTAATGAATTTGAACTGAGTATAAATAAAGAAGGAGTTTACAGATTAAATATAATTAAGTACCTCCCTTTATCTGGGGAATACATGGTTCGAATGTCTGAATTATCCCCCTTAGGAAGGGATGCCTTTCGAAAAATAGTTCGTATCATAAAGCATGAAAAAAGAGGTATTGTTAAAACTCTTTCACTCGTCGTGAAAGTTTTAGAAGATGGAAAATGGGTTAGAAAAAGGGTTAACCTGGATGCCACAGATCAATTGAACTATGAAAAGGAAATTCGGCGTAAATATGGTTCCAATGCACGAATAGAATTCATGCAGGTTCACCGGAAAAAACCAGCTATTATTAATGATAAGCATGTTCAAACAGCTGTTTCAATTGCATATGTGAAACTTGCAGAACACAATGCCCGTGAAATCTTTGATACGGTGTTAAATAATTTTATAAGTAACAAAGAAAAGCTTTCATTTTATGATAACGCCCTTAAAACTGCCAAAAAACGTGCTAACAGAATAGCCGAAGATATCGATGACAAGGAAGATCTGACGAACGAACTCTTATATAAAATGCTTAAAGATGAAAAATTAATCAATGATAAAGGTAATAGAGATAAAGAACTTGAAAAAGATATAAAAATTAGAAGTAAGCTTGAAATAAGTCTCTTTGTTGATATGCCTCAAATTTTAATCCTCTGGGACATAATTAAGTATTATCTCTTAACTTCCTACGATCGAAGAAGCCGATATTCTGGACCGTTCCCAAACCTCAGACCCAGTCTGGATACAAATCAGATGAAGGCATTTGAAGACTTCGATGAATTTGTGGTCGGAATTTTGAGGGATTATTTAGCTGAAAATATTAAATACATTCCAAATATTAAATCAGTTGTATCCAAAAAGTTTGAAATAGAAAATAAAGTTAAAGGACTCCATGTTGCAATCAATACACCTGCTGCAGGGGCTGCTATATTGAATACAACAGGAAAACTATCCATTGAGGATTCAGCACATATATTTTCTGTTAATCCTGCCGAAGTTAGTAAAGAGGTCGAAAAATTCAAAACCTTTGGAAAACCACAAACGAAAAAGGCCAAAAAATTCCTTGAAATGGTAAAACGGTAA
- a CDS encoding resolvase codes for MGNEIYVSEQLSSRKIMELLDKYPDLEKIRCPQSLYLRISKKYLEALSELGIEVEPVIRVGRPKKYTEEPEAIQKLLDDGKSPKEISEILKIPLKTVYYLKNSKLKRGRKSKYPPETEEKVKKLYEDGVPTREISQKLEIPLRTVYYFLKR; via the coding sequence TTGGGTAACGAAATTTACGTCAGCGAGCAACTTTCTTCAAGGAAAATAATGGAACTTCTCGATAAATACCCTGATCTTGAGAAAATAAGGTGTCCACAGAGCCTCTATTTGAGGATTTCAAAAAAATATTTGGAAGCACTTTCAGAACTTGGGATTGAAGTTGAGCCTGTAATACGTGTCGGCAGACCTAAAAAGTATACTGAAGAACCAGAAGCTATTCAAAAATTATTGGATGATGGTAAAAGCCCAAAAGAAATATCTGAAATCCTTAAAATTCCTCTTAAAACCGTTTATTATCTTAAAAATTCCAAACTTAAAAGGGGACGAAAATCAAAATATCCTCCCGAAACAGAGGAAAAAGTTAAAAAACTCTATGAAGATGGTGTTCCAACCCGGGAAATATCCCAAAAACTTGAAATTCCATTAAGGACTGTTTACTATTTTTTGAAGCGGTGA
- a CDS encoding THUMP domain-containing protein gives MTLDNKNIEINGRMGAITERGVFKDEKIRPNEYFDLLVTFQSHNENFEGEELFGIEEIEMALQSREITCYIKESECLNGVLVELNMDPVTAAMKIMDSPTRFLHKIIIINKVVRTRMDYILEKVVELAMNKMAEDDTFAVRCDLMGRRLIKSEEELFNMVTQELIEKLNFKCDEINPDWVVQIEVIGENTGISVLKPTELFKKSLNNLEGFKEDIYGSEESINDLDNINLNSKLLSVFFILMLSFFTLSM, from the coding sequence ATGACTTTAGATAATAAAAATATAGAGATTAATGGAAGAATGGGGGCAATAACTGAAAGGGGAGTGTTTAAAGACGAAAAAATCAGACCCAATGAATACTTTGATTTGTTAGTTACATTTCAAAGCCACAATGAAAATTTTGAGGGGGAAGAACTTTTTGGCATTGAAGAAATAGAAATGGCATTACAAAGCAGGGAAATTACTTGCTATATAAAAGAGTCTGAATGTTTGAATGGGGTTCTGGTTGAGTTGAACATGGATCCAGTGACTGCAGCCATGAAAATTATGGATTCACCAACCAGATTCCTACATAAAATAATAATTATTAATAAAGTTGTGAGAACAAGAATGGATTATATTCTAGAGAAAGTAGTAGAACTTGCCATGAATAAAATGGCTGAAGATGATACTTTTGCCGTAAGATGTGATCTAATGGGAAGACGGCTCATAAAATCTGAAGAAGAACTTTTCAATATGGTTACTCAAGAGTTAATTGAAAAATTAAACTTTAAATGTGATGAAATAAATCCTGATTGGGTTGTTCAAATTGAGGTTATTGGTGAAAACACTGGGATAAGTGTTTTAAAACCCACAGAACTCTTTAAAAAGAGTCTAAATAATTTGGAAGGTTTTAAAGAAGATATTTATGGATCTGAGGAATCAATAAATGATTTGGATAATATAAATTTAAATAGTAAATTACTATCTGTATTCTTTATTTTGATGTTATCTTTTTTTACATTGTCTATGTAA
- a CDS encoding THUMP domain-containing protein has product MHYIINQFLSGGGNIKSTKIFNLLVTFKGHKNETVGVELLGIEEIELALQNGDPVYIEETEFINVVLVRVANDPLDAAMKLMDTQTTVISKIVPINEVVRTRPDYIVEKVIMLSGEKTNPKESFVVRCDLRGRKYIKSGEELIDTVSEEIVEKLNLKLNEKNPDWVVQIEVVGEDTGVSVLRPGEIFKKI; this is encoded by the coding sequence TTGCATTACATTATCAATCAATTCTTGAGTGGAGGTGGAAACATTAAATCCACAAAAATCTTTAACCTGCTTGTAACATTTAAAGGCCACAAAAATGAAACAGTGGGCGTTGAACTTCTTGGAATTGAGGAAATAGAACTTGCACTTCAAAACGGAGACCCTGTTTACATTGAAGAAACTGAATTTATAAACGTTGTTTTGGTTAGGGTAGCTAACGATCCTTTGGATGCTGCAATGAAACTTATGGACACCCAGACAACAGTCATATCCAAGATCGTGCCCATAAATGAAGTTGTAAGAACAAGACCCGACTACATTGTAGAAAAAGTTATAATGCTTTCAGGTGAGAAGACAAACCCGAAGGAATCATTTGTTGTAAGATGTGATCTTAGGGGTAGAAAATACATAAAATCAGGAGAAGAGTTGATAGACACGGTTTCAGAGGAAATTGTTGAAAAACTGAATCTGAAACTTAATGAAAAAAATCCTGATTGGGTGGTTCAAATTGAGGTTGTTGGTGAAGATACGGGGGTCAGTGTTTTAAGGCCCGGTGAAATCTTTAAGAAAATTTAA
- a CDS encoding methyl-coenzyme M reductase family protein has protein sequence MYTIIFFCGGFYRFDELVEFIEDVGGIILREDHFQVSRGDYFLAEEIRVILILPKDEIKSLKSIAKDIKGRIEDIKIEDSQKRVMQSYIPVYNILCIIGDWVSKENFVNVIECPCSASIYPELDNRICIDELEKILDDMCTLEIAEYRMYNGKKEYRIKDD, from the coding sequence ATGTACACAATTATCTTTTTTTGTGGTGGCTTTTATAGGTTTGACGAGTTGGTTGAGTTTATTGAGGATGTTGGTGGAATCATCCTTAGAGAAGATCATTTCCAAGTAAGTAGGGGAGACTATTTTTTAGCTGAAGAAATTCGTGTAATACTTATTTTACCTAAAGATGAAATTAAATCCCTTAAATCGATTGCAAAAGATATAAAAGGGAGAATAGAAGATATAAAAATAGAAGATAGTCAAAAACGTGTTATGCAGTCGTATATTCCTGTTTATAATATTTTGTGCATTATTGGTGACTGGGTTTCCAAGGAAAATTTTGTAAATGTAATTGAATGTCCCTGTTCAGCCAGCATATATCCTGAACTGGATAACAGAATATGTATAGATGAACTTGAAAAAATACTGGATGACATGTGTACACTGGAAATTGCAGAATACAGGATGTACAATGGGAAAAAGGAATATCGCATTAAAGATGATTAA
- a CDS encoding TIGR00304 family membrane protein, whose amino-acid sequence MVNSNTIILAGVVVIILGILLIFLGTALQITSKSGGTGEVQAGGVVMIGPIPIIFGTNKNITTISIVLAIILMVLAYLLFYRWGFR is encoded by the coding sequence ATGGTCAATTCTAATACAATCATCTTAGCAGGCGTTGTTGTGATTATATTGGGCATACTGCTTATATTCCTGGGAACAGCCCTCCAGATCACTTCAAAATCAGGGGGAACAGGAGAGGTTCAAGCAGGTGGAGTGGTCATGATAGGACCCATACCCATCATATTTGGGACAAACAAAAATATCACGACCATATCAATCGTTCTTGCAATTATTCTGATGGTTTTAGCTTACCTACTGTTTTATAGGTGGGGTTTTAGATAA
- a CDS encoding glycosyltransferase family 2 protein yields MKVSVVIPALNEEGIVGETVKSIPLNKLNDMGLTTEIIVVDNASTDKTAQEANDAGAKVVYEEHRGYGNAYLRGFKEATGDIIIMGDADGTYPLEMIPQFIECILNDNVDFVIGSRFDGEIQDGAMPALHRYIGNPMFTKMLNKLFHSNFSDTHCGMRAIKTEALQKLDLKSPGMEFAIEMVIEASVKNLKIKEVPIVYRQRGGGKAKLNSFKDGWRHSKYMLKRKFGDM; encoded by the coding sequence ATGAAAGTTTCAGTTGTTATTCCTGCTCTTAATGAAGAGGGAATTGTTGGGGAAACAGTTAAATCAATACCATTAAACAAACTAAATGATATGGGCCTTACTACAGAAATAATTGTTGTTGACAATGCGTCTACAGATAAAACTGCCCAGGAAGCTAATGATGCTGGTGCAAAGGTTGTTTATGAAGAACACAGGGGTTATGGGAATGCATATCTTCGTGGGTTTAAAGAGGCTACAGGAGATATAATTATTATGGGAGATGCCGATGGAACATATCCTCTTGAAATGATCCCTCAATTCATTGAATGTATACTGAATGATAATGTTGATTTTGTTATTGGCTCAAGATTTGACGGTGAAATACAGGATGGAGCTATGCCTGCTCTTCATAGATATATAGGAAATCCAATGTTCACAAAAATGCTGAACAAACTATTCCACTCTAACTTTTCAGACACTCACTGTGGAATGAGGGCAATCAAAACTGAAGCTCTCCAAAAATTGGATCTTAAATCTCCGGGAATGGAATTTGCAATTGAAATGGTGATTGAAGCATCTGTTAAAAATCTTAAAATTAAAGAAGTACCCATTGTTTATAGACAGAGGGGCGGAGGCAAAGCTAAATTGAACTCCTTCAAGGATGGGTGGAGACATTCTAAATATATGTTAAAAAGAAAATTCGGGGATATGTAA
- a CDS encoding glycosyltransferase family 4 protein yields the protein MKIAFIYDSVYPWVKGGAENRVYQLAKRLVLRGHEVHWYGMGCWWTAENHEDIEFEGIHLHGVCKPIELYSNGKRSIKEAIYFALKLFSPLMKERFDVVECQGFPFFPCFTAKIHAILGRSTLFITLHEVWGDYWYEYLGKLGIFGKIVEKLTLYLTDRIITVSEKTNRDLQAIRLLDGNVIPNGINLKEINFIKKSDKKSDVIFVGRLIKEKNVDLLVKAIDLVRKELPEIKCLIVGDGPERENLEKMVLDRNLSTNIEFTGFLGNHDDLISYMKSSKVFVLPSTREGFGIVVLEANACELPVVVVKHKMNAACDLINNGKNGFVVEPSDKDMAAKIIRGIKDKEKMKPHCVDFASQYDWDDIVGLLEKHYEKSLNRL from the coding sequence ATGAAAATAGCGTTTATCTATGATTCTGTTTATCCATGGGTTAAAGGAGGGGCTGAAAATCGTGTTTACCAACTAGCAAAGAGGCTTGTACTTAGGGGACATGAAGTTCACTGGTATGGTATGGGATGTTGGTGGACCGCGGAAAACCATGAAGATATTGAATTTGAGGGAATTCATCTTCACGGGGTCTGTAAACCTATAGAACTTTACTCAAATGGTAAAAGATCTATAAAAGAGGCTATTTATTTTGCTTTAAAACTTTTTAGCCCATTGATGAAGGAACGATTTGATGTTGTTGAATGTCAGGGGTTCCCGTTTTTTCCATGTTTCACAGCTAAGATACATGCTATTTTAGGGAGATCTACTCTTTTCATAACGCTCCATGAAGTTTGGGGTGATTACTGGTATGAATACCTGGGTAAGCTGGGAATATTTGGTAAAATAGTTGAAAAATTAACCTTATACTTGACAGACCGAATAATAACCGTTTCAGAGAAAACAAATAGGGATCTTCAGGCAATTCGGCTTTTAGATGGGAATGTTATTCCCAATGGCATAAATCTCAAGGAAATAAATTTTATCAAAAAATCGGATAAAAAATCGGATGTTATATTTGTAGGAAGACTCATAAAAGAGAAAAATGTAGATCTACTCGTAAAGGCCATTGATCTGGTTAGAAAAGAACTACCGGAGATCAAATGTTTAATAGTTGGAGATGGGCCAGAGCGGGAAAATCTGGAAAAAATGGTTTTAGATAGAAATTTAAGTACTAACATTGAGTTTACAGGATTTTTAGGAAATCATGATGATCTGATTTCATACATGAAATCGTCCAAGGTTTTTGTGCTCCCATCAACAAGGGAAGGCTTTGGAATTGTTGTTCTTGAGGCAAATGCGTGCGAATTACCAGTAGTTGTTGTAAAACATAAGATGAATGCCGCTTGTGATCTTATAAACAATGGTAAAAATGGTTTTGTTGTTGAACCTTCAGATAAGGACATGGCAGCGAAAATAATCCGAGGAATAAAAGATAAAGAAAAAATGAAACCCCACTGCGTTGATTTTGCAAGCCAATACGATTGGGATGATATTGTTGGGCTGCTGGAAAAACACTATGAAAAATCTTTAAATCGGTTGTAA
- a CDS encoding glycosyltransferase family 4 protein, translating to MKIIQTPVRFYPFIGGVENYVHYLSRELVKLGHDVDVICANEPESKKEESIDDINVKRLSYIGKVANTNITMGLPLALLREDFDIIHTHIPTPWSADWSSIFSKIKRKPLVVTYHNDIIGNGFADHIAGFYNSTALKSLLKQADKIIITQPNYLNFSPYLKGYADKIEVIPNGVDVETFKPLECQKRENTIFFLSLLDEFHKYKGLNYLLKALQLIKNEIPDVKLLVGGKGVLLEHYQKMVNSLGLQENVEFHGFIPDERLVEYYSSVDVFVLPSISSVQEGFGIVALEALACETPVVSTEIVGVAEDIKKSNAGLIVEPKNSTALADAIIKILKNKDLQKKMGFNGRKLVKDTYTWKGIAEMMEKVYNELL from the coding sequence ATGAAGATAATACAAACTCCAGTTCGATTTTATCCATTTATAGGTGGAGTTGAGAACTATGTACACTACCTTTCAAGGGAATTGGTAAAACTAGGGCATGATGTTGATGTAATATGTGCAAACGAGCCTGAATCAAAGAAGGAAGAGTCTATTGATGATATAAATGTTAAAAGACTTTCTTACATTGGTAAAGTTGCCAATACGAATATCACAATGGGTTTACCACTTGCACTTTTGAGAGAGGACTTTGATATAATTCACACTCATATCCCAACGCCTTGGAGTGCTGATTGGAGCTCCATATTCTCGAAAATAAAAAGAAAACCATTAGTTGTCACGTATCACAATGACATAATTGGCAATGGATTTGCAGATCACATTGCAGGTTTTTATAATTCAACAGCACTTAAATCCCTGCTAAAACAGGCGGATAAAATTATAATAACACAGCCCAATTATCTGAATTTTTCACCCTACTTGAAAGGTTACGCTGATAAAATTGAAGTGATCCCAAACGGGGTTGATGTTGAAACTTTCAAACCATTAGAATGTCAAAAAAGGGAAAACACAATATTCTTTTTAAGCCTTTTAGATGAATTTCATAAATATAAAGGACTTAACTATTTATTAAAAGCTCTTCAACTCATTAAAAATGAAATTCCAGATGTTAAACTTTTAGTAGGAGGTAAAGGTGTTCTTTTAGAGCACTACCAGAAAATGGTAAATTCATTGGGTTTGCAGGAAAACGTTGAATTTCACGGTTTTATTCCTGATGAACGACTAGTTGAATACTACAGTAGCGTTGATGTTTTTGTCTTGCCTTCTATTTCTTCAGTTCAGGAAGGTTTTGGTATCGTGGCTTTAGAGGCTTTAGCGTGTGAAACACCGGTTGTAAGCACAGAAATTGTGGGTGTGGCTGAAGATATTAAAAAAAGTAATGCTGGTCTAATTGTCGAGCCCAAAAACTCTACTGCACTTGCAGATGCAATAATCAAAATCTTAAAAAACAAGGATTTACAGAAGAAAATGGGATTCAATGGCCGAAAGCTCGTGAAGGATACTTACACATGGAAGGGTATTGCAGAGATGATGGAAAAGGTTTATAATGAATTATTGTGA